A window of Natrinema versiforme contains these coding sequences:
- a CDS encoding ABC transporter substrate-binding protein, protein MDRSGKGGVGRRTFLGAASAGALTATLAGCLGGGGDDGLTIGHLAPTDNPLGIGSTRTAEMAVEELNEDGGFNGEEAELITRDTRTDPAEAQNVTEELIQQENVNLLIGTFNSETTQSILDLTAEFDVPFMITGSAAPSLITDSVGSDYEQYKNIFRIGPINSDFQAESIADYCTYLNDRHGWSRVAFLRDQAEWTTPFGDQIPDLLSERGLDLVYEDALSIEGTDFSPVMSDINDSDADFVLRFFAHIDGGDMLTRWHEGQYEFGIEGVHVSGMLPSYNEAYNGAATYETTSQSGAAGVAPITERTESFVSDYASRYQDEEESPIRAPMYMGFNTYDGISVFKEVVDGIGTTSTRDNLDDFVDEMLGVDFTGVAGQVSFYGEDAEYPHDVQEERGDDGTVTNYPVTQWVSETELECVYPEQYRTAEHQMPPWMQ, encoded by the coding sequence ATGGATAGATCTGGTAAGGGGGGCGTGGGACGCCGGACGTTTCTGGGTGCGGCTAGTGCCGGTGCCCTGACGGCGACGCTGGCCGGCTGTCTCGGCGGCGGTGGCGACGACGGACTCACGATCGGCCACCTCGCGCCGACCGACAACCCGCTCGGCATCGGCTCCACACGAACCGCGGAGATGGCCGTCGAAGAACTCAACGAGGACGGCGGGTTCAACGGTGAGGAGGCGGAACTCATCACCAGAGACACGCGAACGGACCCGGCCGAAGCCCAGAACGTGACGGAGGAACTCATCCAGCAGGAGAACGTGAACCTGCTCATCGGGACGTTCAACTCCGAGACCACGCAGTCGATTTTAGACCTCACCGCGGAGTTCGACGTCCCGTTCATGATCACCGGCTCGGCCGCGCCGAGCCTGATCACGGACTCCGTCGGATCGGACTACGAACAGTACAAGAACATCTTCCGTATCGGCCCGATCAACTCCGATTTCCAGGCGGAGTCGATCGCCGATTACTGCACCTATCTCAACGACCGACACGGCTGGAGTCGGGTCGCGTTCCTGCGCGATCAGGCCGAGTGGACGACACCGTTCGGCGATCAGATCCCGGACCTGCTCTCGGAGCGCGGACTCGATCTCGTCTACGAGGACGCCCTGTCGATCGAGGGGACCGATTTCAGCCCGGTCATGAGCGATATCAACGACTCGGACGCGGACTTCGTCTTGCGGTTTTTCGCACACATCGACGGCGGCGACATGCTCACGCGCTGGCACGAGGGCCAGTACGAGTTCGGCATCGAGGGCGTCCACGTATCCGGGATGCTCCCGTCGTACAACGAGGCCTACAACGGCGCTGCGACCTACGAGACGACCTCCCAGTCCGGGGCCGCGGGCGTCGCCCCCATCACGGAGCGAACGGAGTCGTTCGTCTCCGACTACGCGAGCCGCTACCAGGACGAAGAGGAGTCGCCGATCCGGGCGCCGATGTACATGGGATTCAACACGTACGACGGCATCTCGGTCTTCAAGGAAGTCGTCGACGGGATCGGAACGACGAGCACGCGGGACAATCTCGACGACTTCGTCGACGAGATGCTCGGCGTCGACTTCACCGGCGTCGCCGGGCAGGTCAGTTTCTACGGGGAAGACGCCGAATACCCCCACGACGTACAGGAGGAACGCGGCGACGACGGCACGGTTACGAACTACCCGGTGACCCAGTGGGTGTCGGAAACGGAACTCGAGTGTGTCTACCCCGAACAGTACCGCACGGCCGAGCATCAGATGCCGCCCTGGATGCAGTGA
- a CDS encoding ABC transporter ATP-binding protein: MSVLEVDGLTKRFGGLVAVDDFSLDVEEGEIVGLIGPNGSGKSTVFNCIMGIYDVTEGSIRFNGDNITADSTHEIVNKGLSRVSQESNPIDLYSVAGNIKLFTLPNSIRSLHGGASDEKIYEYAARIDIEDKLEEMPGELPHADVRRLEIAKALATEPEMMLLDEPFAGMNQAEISELSDQIERFRENGMTMVVVDHNMGGLMELVDRVVVLNNGDFLAAGTPEEIAENERVQEAYLAGEGIE; the protein is encoded by the coding sequence ATGAGCGTCCTCGAGGTCGACGGACTCACCAAACGGTTCGGCGGACTGGTCGCCGTCGACGACTTCTCGCTGGACGTCGAGGAAGGCGAAATCGTCGGCCTGATCGGACCGAACGGATCGGGCAAGTCGACGGTGTTCAACTGCATCATGGGTATCTACGACGTGACCGAGGGGTCGATTCGGTTCAACGGCGACAACATCACCGCCGATTCGACGCACGAGATCGTCAACAAGGGGCTCTCGCGGGTCTCACAGGAGTCCAATCCGATCGATCTCTACTCCGTCGCCGGCAACATCAAGCTGTTTACGCTGCCGAACAGCATCCGCTCGCTCCACGGCGGTGCGAGCGACGAGAAGATCTACGAGTACGCCGCCCGCATCGACATCGAGGACAAACTCGAGGAGATGCCGGGCGAACTACCCCACGCGGATGTCCGCCGGCTCGAGATCGCCAAGGCGCTGGCGACCGAGCCCGAGATGATGCTGCTGGACGAGCCATTCGCCGGGATGAATCAGGCCGAGATCTCGGAACTGTCCGACCAGATCGAACGCTTCCGCGAGAACGGCATGACGATGGTCGTCGTCGACCACAACATGGGCGGCCTGATGGAACTCGTCGATCGGGTCGTCGTGCTCAACAACGGCGACTTCCTCGCGGCGGGTACTCCCGAAGAGATCGCCGAGAACGAACGCGTTCAAGAGGCATACCTCGCCGGGGAGGGAATCGAATGA
- a CDS encoding branched-chain amino acid ABC transporter permease: MLGDIGTLVLQGTMISAVYALIAIGFTMIFGVGGTLNLAHGALIMGGAYVFALLSREIHAAVAFPVTIAVIALLSWGLYQVLVRWVEENVVITFLATVVVAIATTEFVLYQFGSSPIGMTLISGAVNLEPYGINARTRYVQFVGFVISWIAIGLLWYYVTHTDDGRSVLAASMSERGAQLTGVDLHAVRSKTWLIAGALAGTAGVILGSTGGATPLMWLNPLALAFIIVVIGGIGSIKGSVIAAYVIGFLEQFTVTFIGHGFRGILSLVVLVVFLLYMPQGLYGREFAHD; encoded by the coding sequence ATGCTCGGAGATATTGGGACACTGGTGTTGCAGGGGACGATGATCAGCGCCGTCTACGCGCTGATCGCCATCGGATTCACCATGATCTTCGGCGTCGGCGGGACGCTGAACCTCGCCCACGGGGCGTTGATCATGGGCGGTGCCTACGTCTTCGCGCTCCTCTCTCGAGAGATCCACGCTGCCGTCGCGTTCCCCGTGACGATCGCCGTGATCGCCCTCCTCTCGTGGGGGCTCTATCAGGTGCTCGTTCGCTGGGTCGAGGAGAACGTCGTCATCACGTTTCTGGCCACCGTCGTCGTCGCGATCGCGACGACGGAGTTCGTCCTCTACCAGTTCGGCAGTTCGCCGATCGGGATGACGCTGATAAGCGGCGCCGTGAACCTCGAGCCCTACGGGATCAACGCGCGGACTCGCTACGTCCAGTTCGTCGGCTTCGTCATCTCGTGGATCGCGATCGGGCTGCTGTGGTACTACGTTACCCACACCGACGACGGCCGATCGGTCCTCGCGGCCTCGATGAGCGAACGCGGGGCCCAGTTGACCGGCGTCGATCTCCACGCGGTGCGATCGAAGACGTGGCTCATCGCCGGGGCGCTCGCCGGAACCGCCGGCGTCATCCTCGGCTCGACCGGCGGTGCGACGCCGCTCATGTGGCTGAACCCGCTCGCGCTGGCGTTTATCATCGTCGTCATCGGCGGCATCGGCTCGATCAAGGGATCCGTCATCGCGGCGTACGTCATCGGATTCCTCGAACAGTTTACGGTCACCTTCATCGGGCACGGATTCAGGGGCATCCTCTCGCTGGTCGTGCTCGTGGTCTTCCTGTTGTACATGCCACAGGGACTCTACGGGAGGGAGTTCGCCCATGATTAG
- a CDS encoding transporter, translating into MVKLSTIVIAAGVVMLVFPIPPVASALGGVAVILVGILLRLVAGK; encoded by the coding sequence ATGGTCAAACTCTCGACGATCGTCATCGCCGCCGGCGTCGTCATGCTGGTCTTCCCGATTCCGCCGGTCGCGAGCGCGCTCGGCGGGGTCGCCGTGATCCTCGTCGGCATCCTGCTCCGGTTGGTCGCGGGGAAGTGA
- a CDS encoding branched-chain amino acid ABC transporter permease, with amino-acid sequence MISTILLLGTVLATVTRRLGNVAGTVRREVLLPIGQALERLLAPIDRALEPAANAYNRSLGPYFGTMTGLQFALILVSVVALLTAGVWAPMVGPLVGGGLLRTLALASIWAIFAMSWDIQSGYTGYISFGHSVLSGAAGYTTALLIVHVDPGLSIWVTASVSVLAALVIGLLIALPTLRLEGPYFSLITFVAVLLFYRLTTAFSSLGGIPGFGQPDVFTWDPVMRYYYMAIPMLLIALGLTFMARSNLGMILVAIRENESAVSAAGINPTKFKIWSFALSSIPMGIGGVLLVGFTGNVDPETFVIVDNSIEMIAMAVIGGMSSILGPLGGAFLFEFLNHQLFHSYSTPVRYLFLWGLVLLVLVFARDGLFRMIWHRLGAVRGESE; translated from the coding sequence ATGATTAGTACGATCCTACTCCTCGGAACGGTACTCGCGACGGTGACGAGACGACTCGGCAACGTCGCCGGCACGGTACGACGAGAGGTCCTGTTACCGATCGGTCAGGCGCTCGAGCGACTCCTCGCGCCGATCGATCGAGCACTCGAGCCCGCCGCGAACGCCTACAACCGGTCGCTCGGACCGTACTTCGGCACGATGACCGGGCTGCAGTTCGCGCTGATACTCGTCAGCGTCGTGGCCCTCCTGACCGCGGGCGTGTGGGCGCCGATGGTCGGTCCGCTGGTCGGCGGCGGCCTCCTGCGGACGCTCGCGCTCGCCAGCATCTGGGCCATCTTCGCGATGAGCTGGGACATCCAGAGCGGTTACACCGGCTACATCAGCTTCGGCCACTCCGTGTTGTCGGGAGCGGCCGGCTACACGACGGCGCTCCTGATCGTCCACGTCGATCCGGGGCTGTCGATCTGGGTCACGGCCTCGGTGTCGGTCCTCGCGGCGCTCGTGATCGGGCTGCTGATCGCGCTGCCGACGCTCCGACTCGAGGGCCCGTACTTCTCGCTGATCACCTTCGTCGCCGTGCTCCTGTTCTACAGGCTGACGACGGCGTTCAGTTCGCTGGGTGGTATCCCCGGGTTCGGACAGCCGGATGTCTTCACGTGGGATCCGGTCATGCGGTACTACTACATGGCCATCCCGATGTTGCTCATCGCGCTCGGGCTGACGTTCATGGCCCGGTCGAACCTCGGGATGATCCTGGTCGCGATCCGCGAGAACGAATCGGCGGTGTCGGCCGCCGGGATCAACCCGACGAAGTTCAAGATCTGGTCGTTCGCGCTCAGTTCGATCCCGATGGGGATCGGCGGGGTGCTCTTGGTCGGCTTTACGGGTAACGTCGACCCGGAGACCTTCGTCATCGTCGACAATAGTATCGAGATGATCGCGATGGCCGTCATCGGCGGCATGAGCTCGATCCTGGGACCGCTCGGCGGCGCGTTCCTCTTTGAGTTCCTCAATCACCAGCTCTTCCACAGCTACTCGACGCCGGTCCGGTATCTGTTCCTGTGGGGACTGGTCTTGCTCGTGCTCGTGTTCGCGCGGGACGGGCTGTTCAGGATGATCTGGCACCGCCTCGGTGCCGTTCGAGGTGAGTCCGAATGA
- a CDS encoding ABC transporter ATP-binding protein: protein MTDPILEVDDLNVYYGKSHALTGVSLSIDQGEIYGVIGPNGAGKTTMLNAIAGFVEYEGTIRYDGADLARVSPQQIVRDGLIYCTEDRDLFPYFSVHENLLMGAQFRDDRDAVQDDLAMVYELFPRLDERREQEAETMSGGEQQMLAVGRALMSDPDVLMLDEPTLGLAPVIIQDISDALERLSDQGLTILLAEQNSTFALRHADRLSLIETGEIELSGTSTEFHDNEYVREAYVGVH from the coding sequence ATGACAGATCCAATACTCGAGGTCGACGACCTCAACGTCTACTACGGCAAGTCACACGCACTGACGGGCGTCTCGCTGTCGATCGATCAGGGCGAAATCTACGGCGTGATCGGGCCCAACGGGGCCGGCAAGACGACCATGCTCAACGCCATCGCCGGGTTCGTCGAGTACGAGGGGACCATCCGCTACGACGGAGCGGACCTCGCTCGCGTAAGCCCCCAGCAGATCGTCAGGGACGGCCTGATCTACTGTACCGAGGATCGGGACCTGTTCCCGTACTTCTCGGTCCACGAGAACCTGCTGATGGGCGCGCAGTTCCGCGACGACCGCGATGCGGTCCAGGACGACCTCGCGATGGTCTACGAGCTGTTCCCGCGGCTGGACGAACGCCGCGAGCAGGAAGCCGAGACCATGAGCGGCGGCGAACAGCAGATGCTCGCCGTCGGCCGCGCGCTCATGAGCGACCCCGACGTGTTGATGCTCGACGAGCCCACGCTCGGGCTCGCACCGGTCATCATCCAAGATATCAGCGACGCGCTCGAGCGGCTCTCGGACCAGGGGCTGACGATCCTGCTCGCCGAGCAGAACTCGACGTTCGCGCTGCGCCATGCCGACCGACTCTCGCTGATCGAAACCGGCGAGATCGAACTATCGGGAACGTCCACGGAGTTCCACGACAACGAGTACGTCCGCGAGGCGTACGTCGGCGTTCACTGA
- a CDS encoding MBL fold metallo-hydrolase produces the protein MDRITLGNEEFEGRNNAYVLADDDADELALVDTGIATDPVRRDLRDGLAERGYDFADIDDIVLTHFHVDHAGLAGEIQAESDATVYVHEADAPLVAQDPDAVAAVEDRRRERLEEWGVPEDARAELLDFLESAEIDGPPAEPTPIENGEILEVGGRTLETIHAPGHAAGLCCFETAGGDEAFVGDAVLPVYTPNVGGADARVERPLEKYVATLRRIADRDYERVWPGHRDPIDEPTDRALTILEHHRERTETILELLDDHGPADAWTISAHLFGDLEGIHIVHGPGEAFAHLDHLRHEGVVAFENGEYRSLDESVSLDDLF, from the coding sequence ATGGACCGCATTACGCTCGGCAACGAGGAGTTCGAGGGCCGAAACAACGCGTACGTGCTCGCTGACGACGACGCGGACGAACTCGCGCTGGTCGACACCGGCATCGCCACCGATCCGGTTCGGCGGGACCTCCGCGACGGCCTCGCCGAACGCGGCTACGATTTCGCCGACATCGACGACATCGTCCTCACTCACTTCCACGTCGATCACGCCGGACTGGCGGGCGAGATTCAGGCCGAAAGCGACGCGACGGTCTACGTCCACGAGGCCGACGCCCCGCTGGTCGCACAGGACCCGGACGCGGTCGCCGCCGTCGAGGACCGCCGCCGAGAACGCCTCGAGGAGTGGGGCGTCCCCGAGGACGCGCGAGCGGAACTGCTCGACTTTCTCGAGTCGGCCGAAATCGATGGCCCGCCGGCCGAGCCGACGCCGATCGAGAACGGGGAGATACTCGAGGTCGGCGGCCGAACCCTCGAGACGATCCACGCGCCGGGGCACGCGGCCGGGCTCTGCTGTTTCGAGACGGCGGGCGGCGACGAGGCGTTCGTCGGCGATGCCGTCCTCCCAGTGTACACGCCGAACGTCGGCGGCGCGGACGCCCGGGTCGAGCGCCCGCTCGAGAAATACGTCGCGACGTTGCGGCGGATCGCCGACCGCGACTACGAGCGGGTCTGGCCCGGCCACCGTGACCCCATCGACGAGCCGACCGACCGCGCGCTGACGATCCTCGAGCACCACCGCGAGCGGACCGAAACCATCCTCGAGTTGCTGGACGACCACGGCCCGGCCGACGCGTGGACGATTAGCGCCCACCTATTCGGCGACCTCGAGGGGATTCACATCGTTCACGGGCCGGGGGAGGCGTTCGCCCATCTCGACCATCTCCGGCACGAGGGGGTCGTTGCGTTCGAAAACGGCGAGTACCGATCGCTGGACGAATCGGTGTCGCTCGACGACCTGTTCTGA
- the gatB gene encoding Asp-tRNA(Asn)/Glu-tRNA(Gln) amidotransferase subunit GatB: MTAQTAQQGDLVTVIGLEVHVQLETDTKIFCGCSTEPSDEPNDNVCPVCLGLPGALPVLNEAAVEAAVKIGKAIDADIPEETRFHRKNYYYPDLPKNFQITQYDEPICADGELEVSVQGNRRTVAIERAHLEEDPGSLQHVGGGGGIDSADYTLVDYNRAGTPLMEIVTAPDFRSPSEVRAFLAELEEVLEYLSVFDAERDGSLRIDANLSIIPEEEIDGDDTDEIGMDALESANRTEVKNISSHKGAEKALAYEETRQKNAIQRGRAVEQETRHWDESRGITVSMRSKEEEKDYRYFEEADLPPLRVSGWKDEIAIPELPSARRERFQDEYGLSEEAASKLTSTKQVADFYEDVAGEFDPDLAATWVADNLLGELNYRDIEITEIGGRLEEIKRLVELVAEDEITAKNARETVLRSMLDDGRTPDEVVAEDGLGKTGEDEVQQAVVEAIDENPDAVDDYESGDDGAINFLVGQVMQKTGGSADPGDVNQLLRAELED; the protein is encoded by the coding sequence ATGACTGCCCAGACCGCCCAGCAGGGCGACCTCGTGACCGTCATCGGACTCGAGGTCCACGTCCAGCTGGAGACCGACACGAAGATCTTCTGTGGCTGTTCGACCGAGCCGAGCGACGAGCCAAACGACAACGTCTGCCCGGTCTGTCTCGGGCTCCCGGGCGCGTTGCCGGTCCTCAACGAGGCCGCCGTCGAGGCCGCCGTCAAGATCGGGAAGGCGATCGACGCCGACATTCCCGAGGAGACCCGGTTCCACCGGAAGAACTACTACTACCCCGACCTGCCCAAGAACTTCCAGATCACCCAGTACGACGAACCGATCTGTGCCGACGGCGAACTCGAGGTGTCCGTCCAGGGGAACCGCCGCACGGTCGCGATCGAGCGCGCCCACCTGGAGGAGGACCCGGGCAGCCTGCAACACGTCGGCGGCGGTGGCGGCATCGATTCGGCCGATTACACGCTCGTCGACTACAACCGTGCGGGCACGCCGCTGATGGAGATCGTCACGGCCCCCGACTTCCGCAGTCCGAGCGAGGTCCGAGCGTTCCTCGCGGAACTCGAGGAGGTGCTCGAGTACCTGAGCGTCTTCGACGCCGAGCGGGACGGCAGCCTGCGGATCGACGCCAACCTCTCGATCATCCCCGAGGAAGAGATCGACGGCGACGACACCGACGAGATCGGAATGGACGCACTCGAGTCGGCCAACCGAACCGAGGTCAAGAACATCTCAAGTCACAAGGGCGCAGAGAAGGCCTTGGCCTACGAGGAGACCCGCCAGAAGAACGCCATCCAGCGCGGGCGCGCGGTCGAACAGGAGACCCGCCACTGGGACGAGTCCCGCGGGATCACGGTCTCGATGCGCTCGAAAGAGGAGGAGAAGGACTACCGGTACTTCGAGGAGGCCGACCTGCCGCCGCTGCGGGTCTCGGGCTGGAAAGACGAAATCGCGATCCCGGAACTCCCCTCCGCTCGCCGCGAGCGGTTCCAAGACGAATACGGCCTGAGCGAGGAGGCGGCCTCGAAGCTCACCTCGACCAAGCAGGTCGCGGACTTCTACGAGGACGTCGCCGGCGAGTTCGACCCCGATCTGGCCGCGACGTGGGTCGCGGACAACCTGCTGGGCGAACTCAACTACCGCGACATCGAGATCACCGAGATCGGGGGCCGACTCGAGGAGATCAAGCGACTCGTCGAACTCGTCGCCGAGGACGAAATCACGGCGAAAAACGCCCGCGAGACGGTCCTGCGATCGATGCTCGACGACGGCCGAACGCCCGACGAGGTCGTCGCGGAGGACGGACTGGGCAAGACCGGCGAAGACGAGGTCCAGCAGGCCGTCGTCGAAGCGATCGACGAGAACCCCGACGCCGTCGACGACTACGAGAGCGGCGACGACGGTGCGATCAACTTCCTCGTCGGACAGGTCATGCAAAAGACCGGCGGCAGCGCGGACCCGGGCGACGTGAACCAGTTGCTGCGGGCCGAACTCGAGGACTAA